The following proteins are co-located in the Megalobrama amblycephala isolate DHTTF-2021 linkage group LG12, ASM1881202v1, whole genome shotgun sequence genome:
- the LOC125280520 gene encoding dynein light chain, cytoplasmic-like, which yields MRSTAGCLILTILLGICANGCRSSWLWPKLVAHISDGLDGDMEQEAYQVTLMALHTYTKDTDISNYIVEEFDRRHGNTWHCIIGGCAYSVTPSLNNFIKFTFGNRTILLFKVG from the exons ATGCGTTCCACAGCTGGTTGTTTGATTCTGACCATTCTCCTTGG AATCTGTGCTAACGGCTGCAGATCAAGCTGGTTGTGGCCAAAGCTTGTGGCCCACATTTCAGATGGACTTGATGGTGACATGGAGCAGGAGGCTTATCAGGTCACTCTTATGGCTCTGCATACCTACACAAAGGATACTGACATTTCTAACTACATCGTGGAG GAGTTTGACAGAAGGCATGGGAACACCTGGCACTGCATTATAGGGGGCTGTGCTTACAGCGTGACACCTAGTCTAAACAATTTCATCAAGTTCACTTTCGGCAACAGAACAATTTTGCTCTTCAAAGTTGGCTGA
- the LOC125280094 gene encoding uncharacterized protein LOC125280094, which yields MSTLVVHERHLWVLLPRRVARPSPSGPRTGDPAMDETALQEVVTAPLLPPEEGRVENLLFPSVFVPPLAQRPNSQILNNRAVSFISGSEEGSDSSGRARTSPLSSPSSVASGQQRAAGSQSLVCSLCPPVEAGKCCTAHCAAWGRLAERASRAASLHSTSLPRCGCACGPSGTVPLGYAIQFARRPPRFRGVHFTVVKDVDAPVLRAEIAVLLVKDAIEPVPPADMRSEFYSPYFIVPKKSGGLRPILDLRVLNRSLHKLPFKMLTQKRIFECIRPRDWFAAIDLKDAYFHVSILPRHRPFLWFAFEGQAYQYRVLPFGLALSPRVFTKVVEGALVPMREQGVRILNYLHAQL from the exons ATGTCCACGCTTGTGGTCCACGAGCGCCATCTCTGGGTTCTCTTGCCAAGAAGGGTGGCAAGACCAAGTCCAAGCGGCCCTAGGACGGGCGACCCGGCGATGGATGAGACTGCTCTACAGGAGGTggtgaccgcaccgctccttcccccggaggagggccgggtggagaatcttttgtttccttctgtttttgttccgccgctggctcaACGGCCAAATTCCCAAATTCTCAATAACAGAGCAGTTTCCTTTATCTCCGGGTCCGAAGAGGGCTCGGACAGCAGTGGGAGGGcaagaacctcaccactctcatccccctcttctgtcgccagcggacagcagcgagcagcaggcAGTCAAAGCCTCgtctgctccctctgtccacccgtggaagcaggtaagtgttgcactGCGCACTGCGCCGCTTGGGGTCGCCTCGCAGAGAGAGCCTCCCGGGCCGCGTCCCTGcattccacctcgctgccccgctgcgGGTGCGCCTGTGGTCCCTCTGGTACGGTCCCTCTCGGCtacgcgattcagttcgcccggcgtccccccaggttcaggggtgtccacttcactgtagtgaaagatgtcgatgcccctgtcttgcgtgcggagatcgcagtcctactggtgAAGGATgcgatagagccggtccctccagccgatatgaggtcagagttctacagtccctacttcattgtacccaagaaaagcggcgGTTTACGACCGATCCTGGATCTGCGGGTCTTGAATCGGAGCcttcacaagctaccgttcaagatgctcacgcagaaacgcattttcgaatgcatccgtccccgggattggtttgcagcgatcgacctgaaggacgcatactttcatgtctcgatccttccacgacacaggccattcctgtgGTTCGCATTCGAAGGTcaagcatatcagtacagagtcctacccttcgggctggccctgtctccccgtgTCTTTACGAAGGTCGtagagggagcccttgttcccatgagagaacagggtgttcgcattctcaactacctccacgcccagtt ATAG